The Sphingorhabdus sp. Alg231-15 genome has a segment encoding these proteins:
- a CDS encoding histidine phosphatase family protein: MKRLTLLRHAKSSWDDPVARDFDRPLNDKGKRAAAIIGKFIKRNAMSFDQILASPAVRVIETLEHVEPASGLSFEPKWDRKIYLASSVTLMDVLRSANADAEHVLMVGHNPGLEDLIFDLVPDDGSSEARGAVEVKYPTAALAELSLDIGNWSDIADSCATLNRFTRPRDLDPELGPDYN, encoded by the coding sequence ATGAAAAGACTGACACTTTTACGGCACGCCAAATCCAGCTGGGATGACCCCGTAGCCAGAGATTTCGATCGTCCGCTAAATGACAAGGGCAAGCGCGCCGCCGCGATCATAGGCAAATTTATCAAGCGCAATGCGATGTCCTTTGATCAAATCCTCGCTTCCCCGGCTGTTCGGGTTATCGAAACATTGGAACATGTCGAACCGGCGAGCGGCCTGTCTTTCGAACCAAAATGGGATCGGAAAATCTATCTGGCATCGTCGGTCACATTGATGGATGTGTTGCGCAGCGCCAATGCGGATGCCGAACATGTGCTGATGGTCGGACACAATCCAGGTCTGGAAGACCTGATCTTTGATCTGGTTCCCGATGACGGGTCTTCAGAAGCGCGTGGAGCGGTAGAAGTGAAATATCCAACGGCTGCCTTGGCCGAGCTCAGCCTGGATATCGGCAATTGGTCCGACATTGCAGACAGCTGCGCGACACTGAACCGATTCACCCGCCCCCGCGATCTCGATCCGGAATTGGGACCTGACTATAATTAG
- a CDS encoding GNAT family N-acetyltransferase, which produces MTLILRSLGSTELSAASELCLRSKAYWGYDEAFMASCREELTLTEADLTDDKVIAAEDRSGLAGIAQVSNGPTGCYLEKLFIDTDRIGQGIGKQLYDWSLATARDLGAKILIVEADPDAAPFYERMGCKRDGQAESGSVPDRILPRYVHIL; this is translated from the coding sequence ATGACCCTGATTCTTCGTTCATTAGGCTCGACTGAGTTATCGGCAGCTTCAGAATTATGCCTCCGGTCCAAAGCCTATTGGGGTTACGACGAGGCATTCATGGCCTCGTGCCGAGAAGAACTCACGCTAACAGAAGCAGACCTAACTGACGACAAGGTCATTGCGGCTGAGGATCGGAGCGGTTTGGCGGGCATTGCACAGGTTTCGAATGGCCCGACCGGATGCTATCTGGAAAAACTTTTTATCGATACTGATCGGATTGGCCAAGGGATAGGAAAGCAACTGTACGACTGGTCGCTGGCCACAGCCCGCGATTTGGGAGCCAAGATATTGATCGTGGAGGCAGACCCAGATGCCGCCCCATTTTACGAACGGATGGGATGCAAGAGAGACGGACAAGCTGAATCTGGTTCCGTACCGGATAGGATCCTACCGCGATACGTGCACATATTGTGA
- a CDS encoding tryptophan 2,3-dioxygenase family protein: MTQQNDVTYARYLSLDTLLSAQHPQSDLDDEMLFIIIHQTKELWLKQIIRELHLAIAQISGDALVPAYKALARVSRIQAVMTLSWDVLSTMTPSDYSRFRHVLGSSSGFQSDQFRTVEYLLGLKDKAFLKYQEDRPDAQAAMQSALEGPSLWDHAIAALARAGFAIPEELLDRDFSKSHIPSADVEAAFLEVYRDPERYWELYQLGEKLVDLDDAMATWRHKHVLTVERIIGGKMGTGGTAGVSYLQSTLPKRAFPELWSLRTAL, from the coding sequence ATGACCCAACAGAATGACGTAACCTACGCGCGCTATCTTAGCCTGGATACGCTCCTTTCAGCGCAACATCCTCAGTCTGATCTGGACGATGAAATGTTGTTCATCATCATCCATCAGACCAAAGAGCTTTGGCTGAAACAGATTATTCGTGAATTGCATCTGGCGATTGCGCAAATTTCCGGTGATGCGTTGGTGCCCGCTTACAAGGCGCTGGCTCGGGTTAGCCGGATACAGGCTGTCATGACCCTCAGCTGGGACGTGCTGTCCACGATGACGCCAAGCGACTACAGCCGGTTTCGCCATGTCCTGGGAAGCAGTTCGGGCTTTCAGTCCGATCAGTTCAGAACGGTCGAATATCTGCTTGGTCTGAAGGATAAGGCATTCCTGAAATATCAGGAGGATCGGCCAGATGCACAAGCCGCAATGCAATCCGCACTGGAGGGCCCCAGCCTGTGGGACCATGCGATTGCGGCGCTGGCCAGAGCCGGTTTTGCCATTCCGGAAGAGTTGCTTGACCGCGATTTCAGCAAATCCCACATCCCGTCCGCCGATGTTGAAGCAGCCTTTCTCGAGGTTTATCGCGATCCGGAACGCTATTGGGAGCTTTATCAGCTTGGCGAAAAGCTGGTTGATCTCGATGATGCCATGGCCACCTGGCGGCACAAGCATGTGCTGACGGTTGAACGGATTATCGGCGGAAAAATGGGAACAGGTGGTACCGCCGGCGTTTCTTACCTCCAGTCCACTTTGCCCAAACGTGCCTTTCCCGAACTCTGGTCCCTGCGCACGGCATTGTGA
- a CDS encoding kynureninase/PvdN C-terminal domain-containing protein, which translates to MSWKHLFSKALSADPDRLHFAAHSHHLWPDASFEGHMKACEDAMHLADHKWDKIMGPVWAEAQRHVASELKLPDAQTVAFAPNTHDFLVRIVSAIPTRPVRVLTTDGEFHSFRRQMERWAEDGTVVVDAVAADSLIDKAQSGSYDLIFASHVLFNSGKVISALDRLAALSRPEGPWTVIDGYHGFMALDTDLSDVADRLFYMAGGYKYAMAGEGVCFLHAPPGFAPRPTVTGWYAAFEDLALSPGKVGYAPDGRRFLGSTFDPSGLYRFNAVQAMLAEAGLTTDKISDHIAELQRHFLNDSPLSGMRLLNPIDGNPHARFLAFQSANAARLHQALAERKVVTDVRGDVLRIGFGLYHDIEDVDRLSEILRGSQCTRLSA; encoded by the coding sequence GTGAGCTGGAAACATCTTTTTTCCAAAGCGCTGTCGGCCGATCCCGACCGGCTTCACTTCGCGGCACATAGTCATCATCTTTGGCCCGATGCTAGTTTTGAAGGTCATATGAAGGCCTGCGAAGATGCCATGCATCTCGCGGATCACAAATGGGACAAGATAATGGGTCCAGTCTGGGCCGAAGCGCAGAGACATGTTGCATCCGAACTCAAGCTTCCCGACGCGCAGACCGTTGCCTTTGCGCCGAATACCCATGATTTTCTTGTCCGGATAGTCTCGGCCATTCCAACCCGTCCGGTTCGTGTTCTGACCACCGATGGTGAATTTCACAGCTTTCGCCGGCAGATGGAACGTTGGGCAGAGGATGGAACAGTGGTCGTTGATGCTGTTGCTGCCGATAGCCTGATCGATAAGGCCCAATCCGGCAGCTATGACCTGATATTCGCAAGCCATGTGCTATTCAATTCCGGAAAAGTCATAAGCGCCCTTGATCGACTCGCCGCGCTTTCGCGGCCCGAAGGCCCCTGGACAGTCATCGACGGCTATCATGGCTTCATGGCTCTGGATACCGATCTCTCAGACGTTGCGGATCGATTGTTCTACATGGCTGGAGGTTATAAATATGCGATGGCCGGTGAGGGTGTCTGCTTCTTGCACGCACCGCCAGGATTTGCGCCACGACCGACGGTGACCGGATGGTATGCAGCTTTCGAAGATCTCGCATTGTCGCCCGGGAAAGTGGGTTACGCACCCGACGGACGGCGGTTTCTTGGTAGCACTTTTGATCCATCGGGGCTTTATCGCTTCAATGCCGTACAGGCGATGCTTGCGGAAGCTGGTCTGACGACTGATAAGATTTCAGACCATATCGCTGAACTTCAGCGTCACTTTCTGAACGATAGCCCTTTATCCGGGATGCGTTTGCTCAACCCGATAGATGGGAATCCGCACGCGCGGTTTCTGGCCTTCCAAAGTGCAAATGCTGCCAGGCTACATCAGGCGCTTGCCGAAAGGAAAGTGGTTACAGATGTACGCGGCGATGTATTGCGGATCGGTTTTGGACTCTATCATGACATCGAAGATGTTGATCGGCTGAGCGAAATATTGCGGGGATCGCAATGCACACGACTTTCGGCCTGA
- a CDS encoding MerR family transcriptional regulator has translation MTKDSGAFRTIGELSKELNIKPHILRYWEDQFGMLQPLKRAGSRRHYRPEDVEMVKTINRLLNEEGYTIKGARKFLTSRKNKPTAPATEKVTAAAIPMAAKASEDTGLMLKELKTIRDRLSSALSQA, from the coding sequence ATGACCAAAGACAGTGGCGCATTCCGGACAATAGGAGAGCTTTCCAAAGAGCTTAACATCAAGCCGCATATCCTGCGCTATTGGGAAGACCAATTCGGAATGCTCCAACCGTTGAAGCGTGCCGGTTCGCGGCGCCATTACCGTCCTGAAGATGTCGAGATGGTCAAGACCATCAATCGCCTGCTCAATGAAGAGGGCTATACGATCAAAGGTGCGCGCAAGTTTTTGACGTCTCGCAAGAATAAACCAACGGCTCCCGCGACTGAGAAAGTCACTGCTGCTGCGATACCAATGGCAGCAAAGGCCAGTGAAGATACCGGCTTGATGCTGAAGGAACTGAAGACGATCCGTGATCGGTTGTCGAGTGCACTAAGCCAAGCGTAA
- a CDS encoding integration host factor subunit alpha has translation MSYSSTLTRADLSDTMNRQVGLSRADSAVMVESILDHMIKALIDGENVKISGFGTFVLRDKGERTGRNPKTGVEVPIAPRRVLTFRASQTMRDRIIAAG, from the coding sequence ATGAGTTACAGCAGCACTCTCACCCGGGCCGATCTTTCTGACACGATGAATCGCCAAGTTGGCCTATCTCGCGCCGATAGCGCCGTGATGGTGGAATCCATTCTCGATCACATGATCAAGGCCTTGATTGATGGTGAAAATGTGAAAATCTCGGGTTTTGGGACCTTCGTTTTGCGTGACAAGGGCGAGCGGACCGGTCGCAACCCGAAAACCGGCGTTGAAGTTCCGATTGCACCGCGGCGGGTTTTGACCTTCCGTGCCAGCCAGACGATGCGCGACCGTATCATTGCGGCCGGGTAA
- a CDS encoding thioesterase family protein codes for MTKNADKTVTLAELLNQCGKGGEANPITLPEGWTQGRTAFGGVSTALAYHAASHIEDSLPGLRSAQIAFTGPLFGALTAETKMLRRGRSTAFVQSELFGDKGLGLHCNFIFASERETAIQSHDMTPPDFPPLPNEEELHSGPPQFFTSKMEFVGKRIDTSIKTNRLTRWMRLKDREYLDPVAEILCMGDSLPPSIMGLLDKNAMVSSMNWQINIIADHPATTDGWWLIDSQTHHADHGASSQFMSIWNSDQQLIATGMQSVAYYA; via the coding sequence ATGACCAAAAATGCCGACAAAACGGTAACCTTAGCCGAACTACTCAACCAATGCGGGAAGGGAGGAGAGGCCAATCCGATCACCTTACCAGAGGGCTGGACCCAGGGCCGGACAGCCTTTGGCGGCGTGTCAACGGCACTCGCTTATCATGCGGCCAGTCATATCGAAGATAGCTTGCCAGGGCTGCGTTCGGCACAGATCGCTTTTACCGGACCATTATTTGGCGCGCTTACCGCCGAAACAAAAATGCTCCGCCGCGGTCGTAGCACGGCCTTTGTCCAGTCGGAATTATTCGGTGACAAGGGGCTTGGACTGCACTGCAATTTCATTTTTGCAAGCGAACGGGAAACTGCAATCCAGAGCCATGACATGACGCCTCCAGACTTCCCGCCTCTGCCCAACGAAGAAGAACTGCACAGCGGCCCGCCGCAATTTTTCACGTCAAAAATGGAATTTGTCGGCAAGCGGATCGACACCAGCATCAAAACCAATCGCCTGACCCGTTGGATGCGGCTCAAAGACCGGGAATATCTTGATCCGGTTGCAGAGATATTGTGCATGGGTGATAGCCTGCCTCCTTCGATAATGGGCCTGCTCGACAAGAACGCCATGGTCAGCTCGATGAACTGGCAAATCAATATTATCGCAGATCATCCGGCGACTACCGATGGCTGGTGGCTGATCGACTCCCAGACTCATCATGCCGACCATGGCGCCAGTAGCCAGTTCATGAGTATCTGGAACAGCGATCAGCAATTGATTGCAACCGGAATGCAAAGCGTCGCCTATTACGCCTGA
- a CDS encoding efflux RND transporter permease subunit, which produces MNVPADPSGTPPSGPEIPSKAVMEQRGVVAFMARNGVAANLLMLFFLIAGIASFGTIVQEVFPENSLDTVQVSVAYPGATPDEVEESIVQKIEEAVEAVDGVKKVTASANEGSGSVSVQLELGTDIDRALDDVKAEIDQIQTFPDEAEEPDVRELTTRQSVVRIAIFGDVSENALKEVAYRLEDSLAALDEVSFVDTSSIRDYELSIEVPQNTLQALGLSLNDISRTVAASSLDSPAGSIDTDNEEVRVRTIGQNYDQQNFEDIVLVSNQDGALIRLGQVADVKDGFEDSDLISLYNGKPVAFVEVFRTSDERVLDVAEAVRLYLEEDFKSTLPEGVSYAIWSDDSELLDDRLSLLLKNAAIGLVLVLLALTLFLDIRLAAWTAVGIGVTFVGAIFLLDLAGSSINMFSLFGFILALGLVVDDAIVVGENVYAQRESGRTGLGASVSGARRVTMPVIFAVLTTIAAFSSIFAVGGVIGKLIADIPLVVVCVLILSLIESLLILPNHLSHLPPPGAPHTNPITLFFERVQGKVNEYYQAFVDGPLDRALHFAIRMPFVILAGAVALLIVFGSLIPAGIIKVGFFPSVEADVVTASLEMPAGSTIEQTEKIALLIEEGGRKAFADYQSGRPEDEESPLRGIFTRIGQAAPSGGPEPNGGNTSSSLASVQFSFIPGDQRDLEAKAFENAWREEVGLIVEARSLVFASELISVGAPVNVQLSDPDPAIVEAAADKLMVELNRFAGLFDIETDQDAGLQEIQLRLKPEARTLGVTLQDVASQVRAAFFGSEALRVQRGREDVRVYIRLPEAERNSVADVERFRVRVPGGEVALGTLAEVSFGQAPSIIRRTDGRRVTTVTADLDDEVVTGEEIANALNNDIMPRLQADYPQLLYTMGGEQEEQAESFDAFFPALTFSFLAIYALLAIPFRSYLQPLIIMAVIPFGIIGALIGHMLLDIQLVILSVFGITALAGVIINGSLVMIDFINENLRDGMPIEDAIMKGAKSRFRPIMLTSLTTFLGVAPITFETSLQAQFLVPMAASLGFGVLFGTVILQLLIPALAVLEFRGKQRVKRWWAARRETPATA; this is translated from the coding sequence ATGAACGTACCGGCCGATCCATCCGGAACGCCCCCATCGGGACCGGAGATACCGAGCAAAGCGGTGATGGAGCAGCGCGGTGTTGTCGCCTTCATGGCCCGCAACGGCGTCGCCGCCAATCTTCTGATGCTGTTCTTTTTGATTGCCGGCATCGCGTCTTTCGGCACGATTGTGCAGGAAGTCTTTCCTGAAAACAGCCTCGACACAGTACAGGTAAGCGTCGCCTATCCGGGCGCGACACCGGATGAAGTCGAAGAGTCGATTGTCCAGAAAATCGAGGAAGCCGTGGAAGCGGTCGATGGCGTCAAGAAAGTGACGGCGAGCGCCAATGAAGGATCGGGTTCCGTTTCCGTGCAACTGGAACTGGGTACCGATATTGATCGGGCACTGGATGATGTCAAAGCGGAAATTGACCAGATCCAGACCTTCCCCGACGAAGCGGAAGAGCCGGATGTGAGAGAGCTGACAACGCGGCAGAGCGTGGTCCGGATTGCCATTTTCGGCGATGTGTCGGAAAACGCTTTAAAGGAAGTCGCTTACCGGTTGGAAGACTCGCTGGCAGCGCTGGATGAAGTGTCTTTCGTCGATACGAGCTCGATCCGCGATTATGAGTTATCTATAGAAGTCCCGCAAAACACGCTTCAGGCCTTGGGTCTGTCGCTCAATGATATTTCGCGAACCGTCGCGGCGAGTAGCCTTGATAGTCCGGCAGGCTCTATTGACACCGACAATGAAGAAGTACGTGTCCGCACCATCGGTCAGAATTATGATCAGCAGAATTTCGAAGATATTGTGCTGGTCAGCAACCAAGATGGCGCGCTGATCCGGCTGGGTCAGGTGGCGGATGTCAAAGACGGATTTGAGGATTCGGATCTGATCTCCCTGTATAATGGCAAACCGGTAGCCTTTGTCGAAGTCTTCCGGACCAGCGACGAACGCGTGCTGGATGTCGCGGAAGCGGTGCGCCTCTATCTCGAAGAAGATTTCAAGTCGACCCTTCCGGAAGGCGTATCCTATGCCATCTGGAGTGATGATTCCGAGTTGCTGGACGACCGGTTGAGCCTGCTGCTGAAAAACGCTGCCATCGGCCTCGTCCTCGTCTTGCTGGCTCTTACCCTGTTTCTCGATATTCGTCTTGCGGCATGGACGGCGGTCGGGATCGGTGTGACCTTTGTCGGAGCGATTTTCCTGCTCGATCTGGCAGGATCCAGTATCAACATGTTTTCGCTTTTCGGGTTCATTCTCGCGCTAGGACTGGTGGTTGATGACGCCATTGTTGTGGGCGAGAACGTCTATGCCCAGCGGGAGAGCGGGCGCACTGGGCTCGGTGCATCGGTTTCCGGAGCGCGCCGCGTTACGATGCCGGTTATTTTTGCGGTTCTGACGACGATTGCAGCCTTTTCATCGATATTTGCCGTTGGCGGCGTAATCGGCAAGCTGATTGCAGATATCCCGCTGGTTGTTGTGTGCGTTTTGATCTTGTCCTTGATCGAATCCCTATTGATTCTGCCAAATCATCTCAGTCATCTGCCGCCGCCTGGTGCACCGCATACCAATCCAATCACCCTCTTTTTCGAGCGTGTGCAGGGTAAGGTGAATGAATATTACCAGGCGTTTGTCGATGGTCCGTTAGATCGCGCGCTGCACTTCGCTATCCGCATGCCATTTGTCATTCTTGCCGGCGCAGTGGCTCTGTTAATCGTCTTTGGCTCGTTAATCCCTGCCGGTATTATCAAGGTCGGTTTCTTTCCTTCGGTCGAGGCCGATGTCGTGACGGCGAGCCTGGAAATGCCCGCAGGCTCAACAATTGAGCAAACGGAAAAAATCGCGTTGCTGATCGAAGAAGGTGGACGCAAAGCCTTCGCTGACTATCAATCGGGACGGCCCGAAGATGAAGAGTCGCCATTGCGTGGGATATTTACGAGAATCGGTCAGGCAGCGCCCAGCGGTGGCCCGGAACCCAATGGCGGAAATACGTCATCCAGCCTCGCCAGCGTGCAGTTCAGCTTCATCCCCGGGGACCAGCGCGATCTCGAAGCGAAGGCATTCGAAAATGCATGGCGCGAAGAGGTCGGGCTTATAGTCGAAGCGCGTTCACTCGTGTTTGCATCAGAACTGATCTCGGTCGGCGCGCCAGTCAATGTTCAGTTGTCCGACCCTGACCCCGCTATTGTTGAAGCCGCTGCCGATAAACTGATGGTTGAGCTCAACCGTTTTGCCGGACTGTTTGACATTGAGACGGACCAGGACGCAGGACTGCAGGAAATTCAGCTGCGTCTCAAACCGGAAGCCCGGACCCTTGGCGTCACGCTGCAGGATGTCGCCTCGCAAGTCCGTGCCGCCTTTTTTGGAAGCGAAGCGCTGCGTGTGCAGCGCGGGCGTGAAGATGTGCGGGTCTATATCCGCTTGCCGGAAGCAGAGCGCAATTCCGTCGCTGATGTCGAACGTTTCCGAGTGCGTGTTCCGGGCGGCGAAGTGGCTTTGGGCACTCTGGCAGAGGTGTCGTTCGGCCAGGCTCCTTCGATTATCCGCCGAACCGATGGCCGCCGGGTGACAACGGTAACGGCCGATCTCGATGATGAAGTCGTCACCGGTGAGGAAATTGCTAATGCGCTCAACAATGACATCATGCCGCGCCTGCAGGCGGATTATCCGCAATTGCTTTACACAATGGGCGGTGAACAGGAAGAGCAAGCGGAGTCGTTTGACGCGTTTTTCCCCGCCTTGACCTTCTCATTTCTGGCGATCTACGCATTATTGGCAATCCCCTTCCGTTCCTATCTTCAGCCTCTTATCATTATGGCAGTGATCCCATTCGGCATAATAGGTGCGCTGATCGGCCATATGTTGCTCGATATTCAGCTGGTTATTCTGAGTGTATTCGGGATTACGGCTTTGGCCGGCGTCATCATCAACGGATCGCTGGTCATGATTGATTTTATCAACGAGAATCTCCGAGATGGTATGCCAATTGAAGACGCGATCATGAAGGGTGCAAAATCACGGTTTCGGCCGATCATGCTCACATCCTTGACCACGTTTCTGGGCGTCGCTCCGATTACCTTCGAAACCAGTCTGCAGGCTCAATTTCTAGTGCCTATGGCGGCAAGCCTTGGCTTTGGTGTATTGTTCGGAACGGTGATACTGCAATTGCTGATCCCCGCGCTGGCGGTTCTGGAGTTTCGCGGTAAACAGCGCGTGAAAAGATGGTGGGCGGCGCGCCGAGAAACCCCAGCGACGGCCTGA
- a CDS encoding HlyD family efflux transporter periplasmic adaptor subunit, whose protein sequence is MHRQRVIGGLILLAAIAIAALLIFLRPEPAEKPEEENIPLVQAAPLEIRSGNLMVQGSGTVRAREELTLSAEVAGKLVYVNPGLREGQRVSRGATLFRIDTSDYRNAVQTAQADVASQNVALMEAREEVALAKAELERFQQRGASSSAYASVDDSDYAARILPPAELAKSQGTNGQARSAAPTNGLATREPQLQSARAGLRRAKAQLADAQTALKRTTVRAPFSGVVRSEDIAVGSYVAPGQSLGSMVGTADFEAVIPLSESEAALIPALWRPGSTRIEASVFSNYGGTRYRWQAFVDRANSVLNPQTRTIDVFLRIPNPLRGAAPAAVQKEGQKSAGASGAPPLFVGSFVDAEITGRALDQYAVVPLAALRPGNQIWLVREGKLRIVNVDIIQRTDTQALVSTAGLGAKPVVILSALKTPTNGQRVRVAEARKEAAANAKPAPKKAKVTKKAKADKAP, encoded by the coding sequence GTGCACCGTCAACGTGTTATCGGCGGACTGATCTTGCTTGCAGCTATTGCAATTGCGGCACTTTTGATCTTTTTGCGACCCGAGCCAGCTGAAAAACCGGAGGAAGAAAATATTCCGCTGGTGCAGGCGGCGCCGTTGGAAATTCGCTCCGGCAATTTAATGGTTCAGGGATCTGGTACTGTCCGTGCGCGCGAAGAACTGACTCTCTCCGCCGAAGTTGCCGGTAAGCTCGTCTATGTTAATCCCGGCCTTAGAGAAGGCCAAAGAGTCAGCCGCGGCGCAACCCTGTTTCGCATTGATACATCGGACTATCGTAACGCTGTACAAACTGCGCAGGCTGATGTCGCTTCGCAAAATGTTGCGCTCATGGAAGCACGTGAGGAAGTGGCTCTGGCCAAGGCCGAGCTTGAACGCTTTCAGCAACGCGGAGCAAGCAGCAGCGCCTATGCCAGTGTCGATGATAGCGACTATGCGGCACGGATTTTGCCACCGGCCGAACTGGCGAAGAGTCAGGGGACCAATGGCCAAGCGAGGAGCGCAGCACCGACCAACGGTTTGGCGACACGCGAGCCACAATTGCAATCTGCGCGGGCCGGGCTGAGGCGTGCCAAGGCACAGTTGGCTGATGCGCAAACCGCATTGAAGCGAACCACCGTCCGGGCACCTTTTTCCGGTGTGGTACGGTCTGAGGATATTGCGGTGGGCAGCTATGTGGCACCCGGTCAGTCGCTCGGTTCGATGGTTGGCACCGCCGATTTTGAAGCGGTCATCCCTCTGTCGGAAAGCGAAGCCGCCTTGATACCGGCGCTCTGGCGACCAGGCAGCACTCGTATCGAGGCCTCGGTTTTTTCCAACTATGGCGGGACACGCTATCGCTGGCAGGCCTTTGTTGATCGCGCCAATAGTGTGCTCAATCCGCAGACCCGGACGATTGATGTGTTCCTGCGTATTCCCAACCCCTTGCGCGGAGCAGCGCCAGCAGCGGTTCAGAAAGAGGGTCAGAAATCAGCCGGCGCATCGGGAGCGCCCCCGCTATTTGTTGGTAGCTTCGTTGACGCGGAAATCACCGGACGGGCGCTCGATCAATATGCGGTCGTGCCACTGGCGGCGCTGAGACCCGGCAATCAGATATGGCTCGTACGGGAAGGCAAATTGCGCATCGTAAACGTCGATATCATTCAGCGAACGGACACCCAAGCGCTTGTTTCCACCGCCGGTCTCGGCGCAAAACCAGTGGTGATCTTGAGCGCTCTGAAAACACCGACAAATGGTCAGCGCGTCCGGGTTGCCGAAGCGAGAAAAGAAGCGGCGGCGAATGCCAAGCCGGCCCCCAAAAAGGCCAAGGTGACCAAAAAGGCCAAGGCGGATAAAGCGCCATGA
- a CDS encoding efflux transporter outer membrane subunit codes for MVPPIVTRSLFRITLSSSAVAMLLSGCASMAPESQAPEIAAGVPQQYSKTDANGAYEPAQWWTSFQDPVLNALLDEALAENLDLAEAAARLRAAEAQARVSKSGLFPQINADLGSSYSDTPTAGTGFGAGGGGSRFQVESYTSGLGFSYEVDLWGRLRDDARAARADAVAAAADLQAARLAVMAETITSYFDIVDARDQIALTTKIIDVLGDRVEQTENRYRRGLASSFELYQVRQDFRNIQAGLPQRESQLTATEGQLAVLVGRYSGNMDEFLAKKLSPQLIFTSIPSGLPINLLAQRPDIYAEGQRLEARRFNLGARKAERFPSISLSAGTGTQAGSPSGLLDIFDKWVFNLGANLTAPLFQGGRIRANIDVADAQYSQQAAVYARTVLTAYQEVGAAIERYEEERQRYRFLFSQLDEATAAAELQSRRFATGVGSYVDYLDALRAQYQVQSALSSAARDVALARLAVHRALGGGWNEKVPTIPAVDGENSVVSTSETEGDK; via the coding sequence ATGGTGCCCCCAATTGTGACCAGAAGTCTTTTCAGAATAACATTGTCCTCAAGTGCAGTTGCGATGCTGTTGAGTGGCTGCGCGAGCATGGCGCCCGAATCACAGGCGCCGGAAATTGCCGCAGGCGTTCCCCAGCAATATAGCAAGACCGATGCGAATGGCGCTTATGAACCGGCGCAATGGTGGACCTCTTTTCAGGATCCGGTTCTCAATGCACTGCTGGACGAAGCGCTGGCGGAAAATCTTGATCTGGCCGAGGCGGCGGCACGATTGCGCGCGGCAGAAGCCCAGGCCCGCGTTTCCAAAAGCGGTCTATTCCCTCAGATCAACGCCGATCTGGGTAGCAGCTATTCGGATACACCAACCGCTGGAACGGGCTTTGGCGCTGGCGGCGGCGGGTCGCGTTTCCAGGTGGAAAGCTACACTTCCGGTCTGGGCTTTTCCTATGAAGTCGATCTTTGGGGCCGGTTGCGCGATGATGCCCGGGCAGCGCGAGCGGATGCGGTTGCCGCCGCCGCAGATTTGCAGGCCGCGCGTCTCGCGGTGATGGCGGAGACGATCACCAGCTATTTCGATATTGTGGATGCCCGTGATCAGATCGCTTTGACCACCAAGATCATCGATGTGCTGGGTGACCGGGTCGAACAGACCGAAAATCGCTATCGTCGCGGTTTGGCGTCGTCATTCGAACTCTATCAAGTGCGGCAGGATTTCCGAAATATACAGGCCGGATTGCCGCAGCGCGAGAGCCAGCTGACGGCAACCGAAGGACAATTAGCGGTGCTGGTTGGCCGCTATTCCGGCAATATGGACGAATTTCTCGCAAAGAAACTTTCACCACAGTTGATATTTACCTCCATTCCTTCCGGCTTACCAATTAATCTGCTGGCACAGCGACCGGATATATATGCCGAAGGCCAGCGGTTGGAAGCCAGACGATTCAATCTCGGCGCCCGCAAAGCCGAGCGCTTTCCATCGATCAGCCTTTCCGCTGGCACGGGAACGCAGGCGGGCAGTCCGTCGGGCCTGTTGGATATATTCGATAAATGGGTGTTCAACCTTGGTGCCAATTTGACTGCTCCGTTGTTCCAAGGGGGCAGAATCAGAGCCAATATCGATGTTGCCGATGCGCAATATTCACAACAAGCGGCGGTCTATGCTCGTACCGTTCTCACCGCCTATCAGGAAGTTGGTGCGGCGATTGAACGCTATGAGGAAGAACGACAGCGCTATCGCTTTCTTTTCTCGCAACTCGACGAAGCGACGGCTGCCGCCGAATTGCAATCGCGGCGTTTTGCAACCGGTGTCGGCAGTTATGTCGACTATCTTGATGCCTTGCGGGCGCAATATCAGGTGCAATCGGCGCTATCTTCGGCGGCCCGAGACGTCGCCCTAGCACGATTGGCAGTGCACCGGGCGCTTGGTGGCGGCTGGAACGAAAAAGTGCCGACTATACCTGCCGTTGATGGTGAAAATTCCGTCGTCAGCACGTCAGAAACTGAAGGAGACAAATAG